The Triticum dicoccoides isolate Atlit2015 ecotype Zavitan chromosome 6A, WEW_v2.0, whole genome shotgun sequence genome has a window encoding:
- the LOC119316607 gene encoding uncharacterized protein LOC119316607 has translation MDVVQTIASAAQLVSAMVTAVGALEQAAADTAEAPRRLQVLEDFVSDLEVLVQQAKQKHAHKMHGPQLERQFQSLSRLMDQLRANIIKARRALKKGKGKGLARVVWSSVVGDPLMKYIQLIRDDLNWWLELQKLTENVGKAIASTAKATPSLVRVKSEQGYPVSEKCGYVRDILERDDGHRVVLIVGLSGIGKSCLARQIASQPPGNFVDGAIEVTFGRWCSRAACNGSRSEYHKRLVRKISKLLVQIGSMTVNEDTSKDLEDVCCLLQTVLVGKSMLILLDDVWEQDIVDRFTKLYDNDCRYLVTTRDEAVYEIAEAEKVEISKDDIKKISKGILRYHSLLSAEELPTVADDLLDSCGHHPLTVAVLGKALRKETRMEKWEKAISNLSTYATCAPGPVSYVNEKEVETTLTIFGSFEFSLEAMPENSRRFFMVLAAISWEEPVPEACLESVWSALVQDSLFPIVVSKLVEGSLIIKLEYQSMYHMHDMVSLYLENKANDAAHTLLTDSFPEYAALVAPWLFIFGKETMKGPAEQKMRSFFSLLEFMEIEILLGSTTQALMACKSISEFEASRLGFSKLLGPRIAELISVGSQALIVAVTKAITVVFFQGDYANLALSIETAGSVDKLICVLRGYEDSSSLANVSAVLAKVSEHVCAKAADEILSSIPMDKIAELLSPENEEWHEIVFTTLASLIKVGNLKAVEIMIEAGVDKKLLVLLGCGSEISQHHAIIMLKTFCELGAPLKECMGPGLLIHLPWHARLALERFVLSDQNVAPSPKPQYFEVLLHRILQTDSKDIIEAIQGLLPLAERANDPRVQDLLLGSNLCDRLAFLLQRREPENNQVRSQTAFLVMKLACTGAEPYIRRFLELNIVHELIAMMQSSTNDLQDSAYHALHQIVYAKGGSLVLQRFLQLGTIEKLVNLLDRKCVKTKDLTVQLLVDIAAVGTKPCIQRMLSSQVIEKLVSLEKAGGSFSGSVSRYIHGLNMCENIQSAERAVMKQHILRKVRSAVRGHDLETSLIASVEVCVSEGTKGASSSRRNK, from the exons ATGGACGTCGTGCAAACAATCGCCTCGGCCGCGCAGCTGGTGTCTGCAATGGTGACCGCGGTGGGAGCGCTGGAGCAGGCGGCCGCGGACACCGCTGAGGCTCCGAGGAGGCTCCAGGTGCTCGAGGACTTCGTGTCGGACCTTGAGGTGTTGGTGCAGCAGGCTAAGCAGAAGCACGCGCACAAGATGCACGGCCCACAGCTGGAGCGTCAGTTTCAGAGCTTGAGCAGGCTCATGGATCAGCTCCGTGCCAATATCATCAAGGCGAGGCGAGCCTTGAAGAAAGGGAAAGGGAAGGGCTTGGCTAGGGTGGTTTGGAGCTCGGTGGTGGGTGACCCCCTCATGAAGTACATTCAGCTGATCAGAGATGACCTCAACTGGTGGCTGGAATTGCAGAAGTTGACAGAGAACGTCGGCAAAGCTATAGCGTCTACTGCTAAGGCCACACCATCGTTGGTCAGAGTCAAGTCTGAGCAGGGCTATCCAGTGTCAGAGAAGTGTGGCTATGTTAGGGACATTTTGGAGAGAGATGATGGTCATCGAGTTGTCCTGATTGTTGGATTATCTGGTATTGGGAAGTCGTGCCTCGCTCGACAAATAGCTTCTCAGCCGCCTGGTAATTTTGTGGATGGTGCAATTGAGGTTACTTTTGGCCGGTGGTGCAGTAGAGCAGCTTGTAATGGAAGCAGAAGTGAGTACCATAAACGTCTTGTTAGGAAGATAAGCAAATTGCTAGTGCAGATTGGTTCCATGACTGTCAATGAGGATACGAGCAAAGATCTTGAAGATGTATGTTGCTTGCTTCAGACCGTGTTGGTTGGAAAGAGTATGTTAATACTACTCGATGACGTCTGGGAGCAAGACATAGTTGATCGCTTCACCAAGCTATATGATAATGATTGCCGGTATCTTGTGACAACAAGGGATGAAGCAGTTTATGAGATAGCAGAAGCTGAGAAGGTAGAAATATCCAAAGATGACATCAAGAAAATCAGCAAGGGCATTCTTCGCTATCATAGTCTGCTTAGTGCTGAAGAGCTTCCG ACTGTTGCAGACGACTTGCTGGACAGTTGTGGGCACCATCCCCTAACAGTTGCTGTCTTGGGTAAGGCCCTAAGGAAGGAGACCAGAATGGAAAAATGGGAGAAAGCAATATCCAACCTTTCCACATATGCAACTTGTGCACCAGGTCCAGTTTCATATGTGAACGAGAAAGAAGTTGAGACCACCTTGACCATATTTGGATCTTTTGAGTTCAGCTTGGAAGCAATGCCTGAAAATTCACGAAGGTTTTTCATGGTTCTCGCAGCTATTTCATGGGAAGAACCTGTTCCAGAGGCATGCCTTGAATCCGTCTGGTCAGCACTTGTGCAGGACAGTTTATTCCCTATTGTAGTTTCAAAACTAGTAGAAGGCTCGCTTATCATCAAACTGGAATACCAATCGATGTATCATATGCATGACATGGTTTCGCTCTACCTTGAGAATAAAGCAAATGATGCTGCTCATACTCTTCTGACTGATTCATTTCCTGAGTATGCTGCATTGGTGGCTCCTTGGCTTTTTATTTTTGGCAAAGAGACCATGAAAGGGCCAGCTGAGCAGAAGATGAGATCATTCTTTTCTTTGCTAGAGTTCATGGAGATTGAAATCTTACTGGGAAGCACCACCCAAGCTCTCATGGCATGCAAATCAATATCTGAATTTGAGGCTAGCAGACTTGGCTTTAGCAAACTGCTTGGACCTCGAATAGCAGAGCTAATTTCTGTTGGGTCACAAGCTCTTATCGTTGCTGTCACCAAAGCTATTACAGTCGTCTTTTTCCAAGGAGACTATGCAAATCTCGCCCTATCTATTGAAACAGCAGGTTCTGTTGATAAATTAATTTGTGTTCTTCGTGGCTATGAGGATTCTTCATCTCTAGCCAATGTTTCTGCTGTTCTTGCCAAGGTATCTGAGCATGTCTGTGCCAAAGCTGCTGACGAAATTTTGTCAAGCATTCCCATGGACAAAATTGCAGAACTACTGTCTCCAGAAAATGAGGAATGGCATGAAATTGTGttcacaactctagcgtcactgataaAAGTGGGAAATTTAAAGGCTGTCGAGATAATGATCGAAGCAGGAGTTGACAAGAAGCTCCTTGTACTTTTAGGTTGCGGTTCTGAGATCTCGCAGCATCATGCAATTATCATGCTGAAAACTTTCTGTGAGCTTGGTGCGCCACTTAAAGAGTGCATGGGGCCTGGACTGTTGATTCATTTGCCATGGCATGCTCGGCTTGCCTTGGAGAGGTTTGTTTTATCTGACCAAAATGTAGCCCCATCACCGAAGCCTCAATATTTTGAGGTGCTTCTTCACAGGATTCTACAGACAGACAGCAAAGATATTATTGAAGCTATCCAAGGTTTATTACCTCTTGCTGAGAGGGCTAACGATCCTAGGGTGCAAGATCTTCTTTTGGGAAGCAATCTGTGTGATAGGTTGGCATTTCTGCTGCAGCGCAGAGAACCTGAAAACAACCAAGTGAGGTCTCAGACTGCCTTTCTGGTAATGAAATTGGCCTGCACCGGAGCAGAGCCATACATCCGTAGGTTCTTGGAGCTTAATATTGTGCACGAGCTCATTGCCATGATGCAGTCCTCTACCAATGACCTCCAGGATTCAGCATACCATGCTCTCCATCAGATCGTGTATGCAAAGGGAGGGTCATTAGTCTTGCAGAGGTTTTTACAACTAGGGACTATAGAAAAATTGGTCAATCTGCTCGACCGTAAGTGCGTCAAGACAAAGGATCTCACGGTGCAACTTCTGGTGGACATTGCGGCGGTCGGAACCAAACCCTGCATACAAAGAATGCTCTCTTCCCAAGTCATCGAGAAACTTGTTTCCCTTGAGAAAGCAGGTGGGTCTTTCAGCGGGTCAGTGTCAAGATATATCCACGGATTGAACATGTGCGAGAATATCCAGTCTGCTGAGAGAGCAGTGATGAAGCAGCATATTTTGAGGAAAGTGAGATCGGCGGTGAGAGGGCATGATCTGGAGACGAGTCTAATTGCTTCTGTGGAGGTCTGCGTTTCTGAAGGCACAAAAGGAGCCAGCAGTAGCAGGAGAAACAAGTAG